Proteins co-encoded in one Quercus robur chromosome 8, dhQueRobu3.1, whole genome shotgun sequence genomic window:
- the LOC126697547 gene encoding L-type lectin-domain containing receptor kinase S.4-like, with protein MAAQLLIFPFWAVFLLLLHQVKPDLDNGGELLDGFADGFAAPKRNNMSLSGFAAIDNSGLLCLTNQTSQAVGHAFYKNPIQFKNLSSGKVMSFSTSFAFAIIDEHGKQGGDGLAFTISPTSDLSGGVAGPYLGLFNATNNGNISNNVFAVEFDTVLDPQFGDIDSNHVGIDFNGVVSNKSIEVVQFMGNDKAGLNLQSGTVIQAWIQYDASKNLLEIKVSTQSAQPRSVLLNYTVDLSTILLNSMYVGFSASTGSTASSHYILGWNFVVNNVESKNLYLDKLPNLPTVSKKNHTGIIVGVSVSGALVVILVIGLAFYYFRKNHFRKIQKADGVEAWELDIGPHRYSYKELEKATNGFGDKEILGFGGFGRVYKGTLPNSDTQIAVKRVSHDSKQGLQEFVSEVASIGRLRHRNLVQLLGWCRRQADLLLVYEFMPNGSLDKYLFEEPKAILSWEQRFNIIKGVASGLLYLHEEWEQTVVHRDIKAGNVLMDSEFNGRLSDFGLAKLYEHGSNPSTTRVVGTLGYLAPELTRTGKPTTSSDVFAFGALMLEVVCGKRPINSKGLPEGLMLVDWVWEKWRVGAALEVVDTKMEGIFDEAEAVMVLKLALFCSNDIVEARPTMKHVVRYLEGEFVLPEEVAPPNAHYCTTGARGFEDFYFQSFPTTSSCFAKGSTWSSVGNDEDANIQAAFTSPLPLFNKDNGR; from the coding sequence ATGGCAGCTCAACTACTCATCTTTCCCTTCTGGGCTGTCTTCCTTCTTCTCCTACACCAAGTAAAGCCTGACCTCGACAATGGTGGAGAACTATTGGATGGGTTCGCAGACGGGTTTGCTGCACCTAAACGCAACAACATGAGCTTAAGCGGCTTTGCAGCGATCGACAACAGTGGCTTACTTTGTCTCACAAACCAGACGAGTCAAGCTGTTGGGCACGCGTTTTACAAAAATCCGATCCAGTTCAAGAACTTGTCCAGTGGCAAAGTCATGTCCTTTTCGACCTCGTTCGCTTTTGCTATAATCGATGAGCATGGAAAACAAGGTGGAGATGGCCTCGCTTTCACAATATCTCCAACAAGTGATCTTTCTGGGGGGGTTGCTGGGCCTTATCTGGGGTTATTCAACGCCACCAACAATGGGAACATCTCGAACAACGTGTTTGCGGTCGAATTCGACACTGTCTTGGACCCTCAGTTTGGTGATATCGATAGTAATCATGTTGGCATCGACTTCAATGGCGTGGTCTCGAACAAATCTATTGAGGTCGTGCAATTTATGGGTAATGATAAGGCAGGCCTTAATCTGCAGAGTGGTACGGTAATTCAAGCATGGATCCAATATGATGCTTCAAAAAATCTATTAGAAATAAAGGTTTCGACTCAGTCTGCTCAACCCAGGTCTGTACTTTTAAACTATACTGTAGACCTTTCGACAATTCTTCTTAATTCCATGTACGTTGGGTTTTCTGCTTCAACTGGTTCAACTGCCAGCTCACACTATATCTTAGGTTGGAACTTTGTTGTCAATAATGTAGAATCTAAAAATCTCTATTTAGATAAACTGCCTAATCTCCCAACTGTGTCTAAAAAGAACCACACAGGCATAATTGTTGGTGTCTCAGTCTCTGGTGCTTTGGTTGTGATTTTGGTCATTGGTTTGGCTTTTTACTACTTTCGAAAAAACCACTTCCGAAAAATCCAGAAGGCTGATGGGGTTGAAGCCTGGGAGCTTGATATTGGACCACATAGATATTCTTACAAGGAACTGGAAAAGGCAACAAATGGTTTTGGAGATAAAGAGATACTTGGGTTTGGTGGATTTGGTCGAGTTTATAAAGGAACTCTGCCAAATTCAGACACCCAAATTGCTGTAAAGCGTGTTTCCCATGATTCAAAACAGGGTTTGCAAGAATTTGTGTCCGAGGTTGCTAGTATTGGTCGACTTCGTCATCGAAATCTGGTTCAATTATTGGGTTGGTGTCGTCGACAAGCTGATCTATTACTTGTGTATGAGTTCATGCCTAATGGAAGCTTGGACAAGTACCTATTTGAAGAGCCTAAAGCAATTCTGAGCTGGGAGCAAAGGTTCAACATCATCAAAGGGGTTGCTTCGGGGCTTTTATATTTACATGAGGAGTGGGAACAAACTGTGGTTCATAGAGACATCAAAGCAGGCAATGTGTTAATGGATTCTGAGTTTAATGGAAGGCTGAGTGATTTTGGTCTTGCTAAGCTATATGAGCATGGCTCAAACCCAAGTACCACAAGGGTGGTTGGTACTTTGGGTTATTTAGCACCTGAGCTCACACGCACAGGCAAGCCTACAACAAGCTCAGATGTGTTTGCCTTTGGTGCTTTGATGCTAGAAGTGGTGTGTGGTAAAAGACCCATTAACTCTAAAGGATTGCCTGAGGGGCTCATGTTGGTGGATTGGGTGTGGGAAAAGTGGAGAGTTGGAGCTGCTCTTGAAGTTGTGGACACAAAAATGGAGGGTATATTTGATGAAGCTGAAGCTGTTATGGTGCTCAAATTGGCTTTATTTTGTTCAAATGATATAGTGGAGGCACGCCCCACAATGAAGCATGTGGTGAGGTACTTAGagggagagtttgtgttgcctGAGGAAGTGGCACCCCCAAATGCACATTATTGTACAACGGGTGCTCGAGGGTTTGAGGATTTCTACTTTCAATCGTTTCCTACTACATCTTCATGTTTTGCGAAGGGAAGTACTTGGTCTTCAGTTGGGAATGATGAAGATGCTAATATTCAAGCAGCTTTTACTTCACCTCTTCCCCTTTTTAACAAAGACAATGGGAGGTAG